Proteins encoded by one window of Akkermansia muciniphila ATCC BAA-835:
- a CDS encoding deoxycytidylate deaminase has protein sequence MNNNSSSTRLPIPQYVMTLAHAAALRSEDPYRKVGAAALDADNRVIGTAYNGLYPGFKAQDTFWASREERQKYMLHAEINLCSLFRRGEAKVVACTTMPCTSCMQALCAHGVKTIYYCEPYDKSEAPAIASLYGVELIQVTDYPLSRHFPLVLDS, from the coding sequence ATGAACAATAACTCCTCGTCAACCCGTCTTCCCATCCCGCAGTATGTAATGACGCTGGCGCACGCGGCAGCCCTGCGGTCGGAGGACCCGTACCGCAAGGTGGGAGCCGCCGCCCTGGATGCGGACAACCGCGTCATCGGCACCGCCTACAACGGACTGTATCCCGGATTCAAGGCTCAGGACACCTTCTGGGCCAGCCGGGAAGAACGCCAGAAATACATGCTGCATGCGGAAATCAACCTGTGCAGCCTGTTCCGGAGGGGGGAAGCCAAGGTGGTGGCATGCACTACGATGCCCTGTACCTCATGCATGCAGGCGCTGTGTGCCCATGGCGTAAAAACCATTTATTACTGTGAGCCTTATGACAAATCCGAAGCTCCTGCCATCGCCAGCCTTTACGGCGTGGAACTGATCCAGGTTACGGACTATCCTCTCAGCCGGCACTTCCCCCTTGTCCTGGACAGCTGA
- a CDS encoding OsmC family protein, translating into MVKTKTTYEGGLHCSMVHEPSGATLSTDAPVDNNGKGESFSPTDLVGAALAGCMSTIMGIVAERKGINLEGMTVEVAKHMNADPRRIGKLEVVITVPLPSDYPDRKLLEQAALSCPVKHSLHPDIEIPITWKWVG; encoded by the coding sequence ATGGTAAAAACTAAAACGACGTACGAGGGCGGCCTCCATTGTTCCATGGTTCATGAACCTTCCGGGGCCACGCTTTCCACGGATGCCCCCGTGGACAACAACGGCAAGGGCGAGTCCTTTTCCCCCACGGACCTGGTAGGAGCGGCGCTTGCCGGCTGCATGAGCACGATCATGGGTATTGTTGCCGAACGTAAGGGGATTAATCTGGAAGGCATGACGGTGGAAGTGGCCAAACACATGAATGCGGATCCCCGCCGTATCGGCAAGCTGGAAGTCGTCATTACCGTTCCTCTTCCGTCCGATTATCCGGACAGGAAGCTGCTGGAACAGGCTGCTCTGAGCTGCCCGGTCAAGCACAGCCTGCACCCTGATATTGAAATACCCATTACCTGGAAGTGGGTTGGCTGA
- a CDS encoding protein-disulfide reductase DsbD family protein, producing the protein MRNFLKAAVGCLGMIAGCFSTGEAQDFGGMSFGEAGNFGPPQTSGSSKATVTSYGEASFVIVTELALPDHWHVYYKNPGTVGLPMEAALQPVPGFRVEGPFWQIPELEKGLVDFYGYSGKAKMAFRVTPEKDAPPEATFITTMTWQMCAEQCAAPETKNFSVTLKRGDGQTAPDAAELTGNMAGLAAPDWAEGLKARISQEGKTVTLHLRTNGRPVPQDSVYFFCNQGEINPTTPQIFKKLDDSNYELSMQFNDTTDGLYPNNLPDADRGKPLTSLSGILRAGREGIIITADDRPFSGESQSTAAGTESAPEPSASIPAPPLMGLGEIMFFMFIGGIILNVMPCVFPVIGLKIMGFVQLGGGERKKVLAHSLTFVLGILISFWLITAILIALKANMFDWSAPAGPGVFSGDFWLGRGAEGVVNWAFWFENPWVNFCLLGLMLAMGLSMFGVFEIGVKATTMGNDLQHRKGYAGSFWSGALATVISTPCSAPFLGQAIGAAMLQPPLGIVLCLTMMGLGMSLPYIILGAFPVLTRYLPKPGAWMESFKQSMSFLMFGTAAYFLWIYMAFFDAENHPQDILFLFFGLVLFSMAFWVYGRWCPMYRSRKSRITGGIFSVIFLLAGLYYMLPPEGAAWFGRGSAPGAAESAAAAPSLQEEGNIWIPWSPEAMQAALDGGKPVYVDFTARWCSTCQVNKASYTDEVLAAFKKYGIVMMKADKTRTNPAIDQELKNLGRTAVPVNALYLPGRKPAVTRELLSPAYLLEFLEKEMER; encoded by the coding sequence ATGAGAAACTTTTTGAAAGCAGCCGTCGGCTGCCTGGGCATGATCGCCGGGTGTTTCAGTACGGGGGAGGCCCAGGACTTCGGAGGCATGAGCTTCGGGGAAGCGGGAAACTTTGGTCCGCCCCAGACATCCGGTTCCTCCAAGGCCACTGTCACCTCCTATGGAGAAGCCTCCTTCGTCATCGTGACGGAGCTGGCGCTGCCGGACCACTGGCACGTTTACTATAAAAATCCGGGAACCGTGGGCCTTCCCATGGAAGCCGCTCTCCAGCCTGTGCCCGGCTTCCGGGTGGAAGGCCCCTTCTGGCAAATCCCGGAACTGGAGAAAGGGCTTGTGGATTTTTACGGATACAGCGGAAAAGCCAAAATGGCGTTCCGGGTGACTCCGGAAAAGGATGCCCCCCCGGAAGCGACGTTCATCACCACCATGACATGGCAAATGTGCGCGGAACAGTGCGCCGCCCCGGAAACCAAAAACTTCAGCGTCACACTGAAGCGCGGAGACGGGCAGACAGCCCCTGACGCGGCGGAATTGACCGGAAACATGGCAGGGCTTGCCGCCCCCGACTGGGCGGAAGGGCTGAAAGCCCGGATTTCCCAGGAAGGGAAAACCGTCACCCTGCACCTCAGGACAAACGGACGCCCCGTTCCGCAGGATTCCGTCTATTTTTTCTGCAATCAGGGGGAAATCAACCCTACCACTCCCCAAATCTTCAAAAAACTGGATGACTCCAATTATGAGCTGTCCATGCAATTCAATGACACCACGGACGGCCTTTACCCCAACAACCTGCCGGATGCAGACAGGGGAAAACCGCTGACCAGCCTTTCCGGCATCCTGCGCGCCGGCAGGGAAGGCATCATCATCACCGCGGACGACCGCCCCTTCTCCGGGGAATCTCAGTCAACAGCCGCCGGAACGGAATCCGCCCCGGAACCTTCCGCTTCCATCCCCGCTCCTCCGCTGATGGGCCTGGGGGAAATCATGTTCTTCATGTTCATCGGCGGCATCATCCTCAATGTCATGCCGTGCGTCTTCCCGGTAATCGGCCTCAAGATTATGGGATTCGTCCAGCTGGGAGGGGGGGAACGGAAAAAAGTGCTGGCCCACTCCCTTACCTTCGTACTGGGCATCCTGATTTCTTTCTGGCTCATTACTGCCATTCTGATTGCGCTGAAAGCGAACATGTTTGACTGGAGCGCCCCAGCCGGCCCCGGCGTGTTCAGCGGAGACTTCTGGCTGGGCCGCGGCGCGGAGGGCGTTGTCAACTGGGCGTTCTGGTTTGAAAACCCCTGGGTGAATTTCTGCCTGCTGGGCCTGATGCTCGCCATGGGGCTGAGCATGTTCGGCGTCTTTGAAATAGGCGTCAAAGCCACGACCATGGGCAACGACCTCCAGCACCGGAAGGGTTATGCCGGCTCCTTCTGGTCCGGCGCCCTGGCTACGGTCATCTCCACCCCGTGCAGCGCTCCGTTCCTGGGCCAGGCTATCGGCGCGGCCATGCTCCAGCCGCCGCTGGGCATCGTGCTCTGCCTGACCATGATGGGGCTTGGAATGTCCCTTCCCTACATCATTCTGGGAGCCTTTCCCGTCCTGACCAGATACCTGCCCAAACCCGGCGCATGGATGGAATCCTTCAAGCAGTCCATGTCCTTCCTGATGTTCGGCACCGCAGCCTACTTCCTCTGGATTTACATGGCCTTCTTTGATGCAGAAAACCATCCTCAGGACATCCTGTTCCTCTTCTTCGGGCTTGTGCTGTTTTCCATGGCCTTTTGGGTATACGGCAGATGGTGCCCCATGTACCGCAGCAGAAAGTCCCGCATCACGGGAGGCATCTTCTCCGTAATCTTCCTGCTGGCCGGCCTGTACTACATGCTCCCGCCGGAAGGAGCAGCCTGGTTCGGCCGCGGTTCCGCCCCCGGGGCGGCGGAGTCCGCCGCCGCAGCACCCTCCCTTCAGGAGGAAGGAAACATCTGGATACCCTGGAGCCCGGAAGCCATGCAGGCCGCCCTGGACGGAGGGAAACCCGTTTATGTGGACTTCACGGCCCGCTGGTGCTCCACCTGCCAGGTCAACAAGGCCTCCTATACGGATGAAGTGCTGGCCGCTTTCAAAAAATATGGCATCGTCATGATGAAAGCGGACAAGACCCGCACGAACCCCGCCATTGACCAGGAACTTAAAAACCTGGGGCGCACGGCCGTTCCCGTCAATGCCCTGTATCTTCCCGGCAGAAAACCAGCCGTCACCAGGGAACTCCTGTCCCCGGCCTACCTGCTGGAATTCCTGGAAAAGGAAATGGAACGCTAG
- a CDS encoding GDSL-type esterase/lipase family protein, whose protein sequence is MNASVFSAAFLLLSLASSAVYAAPSDEVPDPPDVPKLNTQPWVPARYKAVRENLLGKECGILFVGDSITECWEREGSALWKRLFVPMKAVNFGVSGDRTDSMLWRMEDTGLAVRTSPRYCILLAGTNNIGLWKGRQPAEQTVKGIREIAVRLLKRFPETRLILMEVTPYGPDPDSPLRRRQEEINRLLRRLELPRTTILSINGSLLKPDGTFREGMFKDHVHLTEKGYQAWADALLPLLNGEG, encoded by the coding sequence ATGAATGCTTCTGTTTTTTCCGCCGCTTTTTTATTGTTGTCCCTTGCTTCTTCTGCCGTGTATGCGGCACCTTCAGATGAGGTTCCGGATCCGCCCGATGTTCCCAAACTGAATACCCAGCCGTGGGTTCCGGCCCGTTACAAGGCGGTCCGGGAAAATTTGCTGGGGAAGGAATGCGGCATTCTGTTCGTGGGGGATTCCATTACAGAATGCTGGGAACGGGAAGGTTCCGCGCTGTGGAAGAGGCTGTTCGTGCCGATGAAGGCGGTCAACTTCGGAGTGAGCGGGGACAGGACGGACAGCATGCTGTGGCGCATGGAAGATACGGGACTGGCAGTCAGAACTTCTCCGCGCTATTGCATTTTGCTGGCCGGGACGAATAATATCGGCCTGTGGAAAGGGCGGCAGCCCGCGGAGCAGACGGTGAAGGGCATCCGGGAGATAGCCGTACGCCTGCTGAAGAGATTTCCGGAGACCCGTTTGATCCTGATGGAGGTGACTCCCTACGGCCCCGATCCCGATAGCCCATTGCGCAGGAGGCAGGAGGAGATTAACCGTTTGCTGCGCAGGCTTGAGCTTCCGAGGACCACTATTTTATCCATTAACGGCAGCCTGCTGAAGCCGGACGGGACGTTCAGGGAGGGCATGTTCAAGGATCATGTCCATTTAACGGAGAAGGGTTATCAGGCATGGGCGGACGCGTTGCTGCCGCTGTTGAACGGGGAAGGGTAA
- a CDS encoding 3'-5' exonuclease: MPLLSDTIGGLHFAAIDFESAGAARGETDQPVQIGIAACPRLEDEPELWTSYIAVEKPVLWSASQVHGITTEMLADAPSFPSLWPEIRSRLGQAVVVGHNPATERKFLRRFPGHGFGPWLDTLALGRMCVPGLADYSLSSLCGALGLTCSVEALLPARRWHDALYDALASLLIVRFLVKELNLSGQPLDVLGKAVRT, translated from the coding sequence ATGCCTCTGCTTTCGGATACAATCGGCGGCCTGCATTTCGCCGCCATTGATTTTGAATCCGCCGGAGCGGCCCGGGGGGAGACGGACCAGCCCGTCCAGATAGGCATAGCCGCATGTCCCCGCCTGGAGGACGAGCCTGAGTTGTGGACTTCCTATATTGCGGTGGAGAAGCCGGTTTTATGGTCCGCCTCCCAGGTGCACGGCATTACTACGGAGATGCTGGCGGATGCCCCGTCTTTTCCCTCCCTGTGGCCGGAGATACGTTCCCGGCTGGGGCAGGCCGTGGTGGTGGGGCATAATCCGGCCACGGAACGGAAGTTCCTGCGCCGGTTTCCGGGCCACGGCTTCGGCCCGTGGCTGGATACGCTGGCCCTGGGCCGGATGTGCGTTCCCGGTCTGGCGGATTATTCCCTGTCTTCTTTGTGCGGCGCCCTGGGGCTGACTTGTTCCGTGGAGGCTCTGCTTCCTGCGCGCCGATGGCATGACGCTTTGTATGATGCGCTGGCAAGCCTGCTGATTGTCCGTTTTCTGGTAAAGGAATTGAATTTGTCCGGCCAGCCTCTGGATGTATTGGGCAAGGCGGTGAGAACATGA
- the mutS gene encoding DNA mismatch repair protein MutS, translating into MSSSGPASTPMMDQYLRMKKGLPEDVLLFFRLGDFYEMFFEDAKEASAILGLTLTKRHGIPMCGVPHHSAEGYIGRLVKGGKRVAIAEQTTIPQPGKLVERELTRVISAGTLADMNLLDSSRHNYIVALYKDKKRFGLACVDHTTGEFSVAQFEHMDLLLDELSRINPSELLVSDEQTDCFPGTHPTLYYDGYTFLPSTAIPNLLNHFRVHSLDGFGCGEMTAALGASGAVLHYLGYQLRRPTDHLRRISVRATENAVLIDQASQRNLDLVDSRGGVKLSLLGTLDRTSTPMGARKLRDWLLHPLCDLEKLLARQEVIAVLLQEPYLMSKLRESLKNVRDMERLTGRISQGAGNARDLQALASSLARIPALRDDLESLPGGGDMLESIRSRMGCFDELVDLLQRALVDEPPVTIKEGGIIREGYHAGLDELRLASRDGKEWLARLQEKERKRTGIDSLKIRFNNVFGYYIEVTKSHYDKVPPDYQRKQTLVNAERFITPELKQMENTILGADERSRQVEYEQFLLLREEVGRHIDDIQITADAMADLDVLLGLAEGAQQYRYCRPVLDNSMTLRIVNGRHPVIEQNVSGDVFVPNDAFLEPEENRLILLTGPNMAGKSTYIRQVALITLMAQIGAYVPAESAHIGLVDRIFCRVGASDDLARGQSTFMVEMSETSLILNNATERSLIILDEIGRGTATFDGLSIAWAVAEYLHDELKSRTLFATHYHELTDLANSRQGVQNYNVAVREWKEEIVFLRKIVPGAADKSYGIQVARLAGMPAVIVDRAKAILSHLEMNSTRPRRKERSRLAEPRAKNTDMEDDMPAGEYAQLELF; encoded by the coding sequence ATGAGTAGTTCCGGACCTGCCTCAACCCCGATGATGGATCAGTACCTTCGCATGAAGAAGGGCTTGCCGGAAGACGTGCTGCTGTTTTTCCGGCTGGGGGATTTTTACGAAATGTTTTTTGAGGACGCCAAGGAGGCCTCCGCCATTTTGGGCCTGACGCTGACCAAGCGCCACGGTATTCCCATGTGCGGGGTGCCCCACCACAGCGCGGAAGGGTATATCGGACGGCTGGTGAAGGGAGGAAAGCGGGTGGCTATTGCGGAGCAGACCACCATTCCGCAGCCGGGCAAGCTGGTGGAGCGGGAACTGACCCGCGTGATTTCCGCCGGAACCCTGGCGGATATGAATTTGCTGGATTCCTCCCGCCATAATTACATTGTGGCGTTGTACAAGGACAAGAAGCGCTTCGGCCTGGCATGCGTGGACCATACCACGGGGGAATTTTCCGTGGCCCAGTTCGAACACATGGATTTGCTTCTGGACGAGCTGTCCCGCATCAATCCCTCCGAACTCCTGGTCAGCGACGAGCAGACGGACTGCTTCCCCGGAACCCACCCCACGCTTTATTACGACGGATATACTTTTCTGCCTTCCACGGCCATTCCCAATTTGCTGAACCATTTCCGGGTGCATTCCCTGGACGGTTTCGGCTGCGGGGAGATGACCGCCGCTCTGGGGGCGTCCGGCGCGGTGCTCCATTATCTGGGCTACCAGCTCCGCCGCCCCACGGACCACCTGCGCCGCATTTCCGTGCGCGCCACGGAGAACGCCGTGCTGATTGACCAGGCCAGCCAGAGGAATCTGGACCTGGTGGATTCCCGCGGCGGCGTGAAGCTTTCCCTGCTGGGGACCCTGGACAGGACGAGCACCCCCATGGGCGCGCGCAAACTCCGGGACTGGCTGCTCCACCCCCTGTGTGATCTGGAAAAGCTCCTGGCGAGGCAGGAGGTGATCGCCGTTCTGCTTCAGGAACCCTACCTGATGAGCAAGCTGAGGGAGAGCCTGAAGAATGTGCGGGACATGGAGCGGCTGACGGGGCGCATTTCCCAGGGCGCCGGGAATGCCCGCGACCTCCAGGCGCTGGCTTCCTCCCTGGCGCGCATTCCCGCGCTCAGGGATGATCTGGAATCCCTGCCCGGCGGCGGGGACATGCTGGAGAGCATCCGTTCCCGCATGGGCTGCTTTGATGAGCTGGTGGATTTGCTCCAGCGCGCTCTGGTGGATGAACCTCCCGTGACCATCAAGGAGGGAGGCATCATCAGGGAAGGGTACCATGCCGGTCTGGATGAATTGCGTCTGGCTTCCCGCGACGGGAAGGAGTGGCTGGCACGGCTGCAGGAGAAGGAGCGCAAGCGCACGGGAATTGATTCCCTGAAAATCCGCTTCAATAACGTCTTCGGCTATTACATTGAAGTAACGAAGAGCCATTACGATAAAGTGCCCCCGGATTACCAGCGCAAGCAGACGCTGGTGAATGCGGAGCGCTTTATTACCCCGGAACTCAAGCAGATGGAGAATACCATCTTGGGGGCGGACGAGCGTTCCCGCCAGGTGGAGTATGAGCAGTTCCTCCTGTTGCGCGAGGAAGTGGGGCGCCACATTGACGATATCCAGATTACGGCGGATGCCATGGCGGACCTGGACGTGCTGCTGGGGCTGGCGGAGGGGGCCCAGCAGTACCGGTATTGCCGCCCCGTTCTGGACAATTCCATGACCCTGCGCATTGTCAATGGCCGTCATCCCGTTATTGAGCAGAATGTTTCCGGCGATGTGTTCGTTCCCAATGACGCTTTTCTGGAACCGGAGGAAAACCGCCTTATTCTGCTGACCGGGCCCAATATGGCGGGCAAGAGCACCTATATCCGCCAGGTGGCCCTGATTACGCTGATGGCCCAGATTGGAGCGTATGTGCCGGCGGAGTCCGCCCATATCGGTTTGGTGGACCGCATTTTCTGCCGCGTGGGAGCCAGCGACGACCTGGCGCGCGGCCAGTCCACCTTTATGGTGGAGATGAGCGAAACCTCCCTGATTCTGAATAATGCCACGGAGCGCTCCCTGATTATTCTGGATGAAATCGGGCGAGGCACGGCCACTTTTGACGGGCTTTCCATTGCCTGGGCCGTGGCGGAGTACCTGCATGACGAGTTGAAGTCCCGCACCCTGTTCGCCACGCATTATCATGAGCTGACGGATTTGGCCAATTCCAGGCAGGGCGTGCAGAATTACAATGTGGCCGTGCGCGAGTGGAAGGAGGAAATCGTGTTTCTGCGCAAGATCGTGCCGGGGGCGGCGGATAAGTCCTACGGCATCCAGGTGGCCCGACTGGCCGGCATGCCTGCCGTCATTGTGGACCGCGCCAAGGCCATCCTGTCCCATCTGGAGATGAATTCCACGCGCCCCCGGAGGAAGGAGCGCTCCCGGCTGGCGGAACCGAGAGCCAAGAATACGGATATGGAAGACGATATGCCTGCCGGGGAATATGCTCAGCTGGAGTTGTTCTGA
- the rsfS gene encoding ribosome silencing factor: MVANDAMELARMCARAADDAKAENVRVYDLRGMSSLTDFMVVCTGLSVPHLRAVIRELEEAVREKAGALPTYVEDTPVALWSVVDYIDVMVHIMGQETREFYGMDTLWKDAPVVEY; encoded by the coding sequence ATGGTAGCCAACGATGCGATGGAACTGGCCAGGATGTGCGCCCGCGCCGCGGATGACGCCAAGGCCGAAAATGTGCGGGTGTACGACTTGCGGGGCATGTCTTCCCTGACGGATTTCATGGTAGTGTGCACGGGGTTGTCCGTCCCCCATCTGCGCGCCGTCATCCGGGAGCTGGAAGAAGCCGTCCGGGAAAAGGCGGGAGCCCTCCCCACTTATGTGGAAGATACGCCTGTGGCATTGTGGTCCGTAGTGGACTACATTGACGTGATGGTTCACATCATGGGGCAGGAAACGCGCGAATTCTACGGAATGGACACCCTGTGGAAGGATGCCCCCGTGGTGGAATATTAA
- the ftsH gene encoding ATP-dependent zinc metalloprotease FtsH, translating into MPPSPPRPPKFPGSGRPESPNWGVWVMVLLIVGVLAFGFFTPESFGLGPRKENLESFEAQYKAGRVVLNDPKAPVEVVLSENGSEGVIHALVYRKEIQPKVEMTPFALTYSMSLPDRDKPLLNELSGYRVVESPYRTEEGKNVSLIPEGAQKLSVPEFNRLALEGRIAGGKDGIILAEDGNQNVLVGQIVTRIWPAATGDASVDKQRFERVEVPFTLEFQGDRVKQLLGPDTKFKRESGSWGGILLNLLPIVLILVILFFMFRAQSGGARGAMSFGKSRARLISPDKNKVTFKDVAGISEAKEEVWELVEFLRNPEKFRDLGATIPRGVLMVGAPGTGKTLLARAIAGESNASFYSISGSDFVEMFVGVGASRVRDMFEQAKRTAPSLIFIDEIDAVGRQRGYGMGGGNDEREQTLNALLVEMDGFENNSNVIVIAATNRADILDPALLRPGRFDRQVVVNLPDVRGREQILQVHARKVKMAPGVSFERIARGTSGFSGAQLANLVNEAALLAARKGLKEITEAELEEARDKVSWGRERRSLAINERGRRITAVHEAGHAICLLKTPHSEPLHRVTIVPRGGALGMTMWLPSDDKMHQLRSEMLDQLVVAMGGRCAEQIVFGDVTSGATGDIKSATNLARRMVCEFGMSEKLGLIEYGEHQGEVYIARDLGTRSRNYSESTAELIDSEVRFLVDSAYERAMAILTENRDKLDILTEALMEFETLEGSQVMDILEYGEMKNPPARVTPPPMPSEVEEQPGKDDSGHNEKKEAEETRADGAEERKMEEELEQAERAPFSYNPVDEFGKDGGEKK; encoded by the coding sequence ATGCCACCCAGTCCTCCCCGTCCTCCCAAATTTCCCGGCTCCGGCAGGCCCGAATCCCCCAACTGGGGCGTGTGGGTCATGGTACTTCTCATTGTAGGCGTCCTTGCGTTTGGCTTTTTCACCCCTGAATCTTTCGGGTTGGGCCCCCGCAAGGAAAATCTGGAATCCTTTGAAGCCCAGTATAAGGCGGGGCGCGTGGTGCTGAACGACCCCAAGGCCCCCGTGGAAGTGGTGCTGAGCGAGAACGGTTCCGAAGGCGTTATTCACGCGCTGGTGTACAGGAAGGAAATTCAGCCGAAGGTGGAAATGACCCCCTTTGCGCTGACTTATTCCATGTCCCTTCCGGACCGCGACAAGCCTTTGCTGAATGAACTTTCCGGCTACAGGGTGGTGGAGAGCCCGTACCGGACGGAAGAGGGAAAGAATGTTTCCCTCATTCCTGAGGGAGCTCAGAAGCTTTCCGTGCCAGAATTCAACCGCCTGGCCCTGGAAGGCCGCATCGCCGGAGGAAAGGACGGCATCATCCTGGCGGAAGACGGCAACCAGAACGTGCTGGTCGGACAGATTGTCACCCGCATCTGGCCCGCGGCTACGGGAGACGCCTCCGTGGACAAACAGCGTTTTGAACGTGTGGAAGTGCCTTTTACCCTGGAGTTCCAGGGAGACCGCGTCAAGCAGCTGCTGGGGCCGGATACGAAGTTCAAGCGTGAATCCGGTTCCTGGGGCGGCATTCTGCTGAATCTGCTGCCCATCGTGCTCATTCTGGTGATTTTGTTCTTCATGTTCCGCGCGCAGAGCGGCGGGGCCCGGGGGGCCATGAGCTTCGGCAAAAGCCGGGCGCGCCTCATCTCCCCGGACAAGAACAAGGTGACGTTCAAGGATGTGGCCGGTATCAGCGAAGCCAAGGAGGAAGTGTGGGAACTGGTGGAGTTTCTGCGCAATCCGGAAAAATTCCGCGATCTGGGCGCCACCATTCCCCGCGGCGTGCTGATGGTCGGGGCGCCCGGTACGGGCAAGACTCTGCTGGCGCGTGCCATTGCCGGGGAGTCCAACGCTTCCTTCTATTCCATCAGCGGCTCGGATTTTGTGGAAATGTTCGTGGGGGTGGGGGCAAGCCGTGTCCGCGATATGTTTGAACAGGCCAAAAGGACGGCGCCCAGCCTGATTTTCATTGATGAAATTGACGCCGTGGGCCGCCAGCGCGGTTACGGCATGGGCGGCGGCAATGACGAGCGGGAACAAACGCTGAACGCCCTGCTGGTGGAGATGGACGGTTTTGAAAACAACTCCAATGTAATCGTGATTGCCGCCACCAACCGTGCGGACATTCTGGACCCGGCCCTGCTGCGTCCCGGCCGCTTCGACCGGCAGGTGGTGGTGAACCTGCCGGACGTCCGGGGGCGCGAACAGATCCTGCAGGTGCATGCCAGAAAAGTGAAGATGGCGCCCGGAGTCAGCTTTGAGCGGATTGCCCGCGGCACGTCCGGCTTTTCCGGTGCCCAGCTGGCCAACCTGGTCAATGAAGCCGCCCTGCTGGCCGCCCGCAAGGGGCTGAAGGAGATTACGGAGGCCGAATTGGAAGAAGCCCGCGACAAGGTCAGCTGGGGGCGTGAACGCCGCAGCCTGGCGATTAACGAACGGGGGCGCCGCATTACTGCCGTGCATGAGGCGGGGCATGCCATCTGCCTGTTGAAAACACCGCACAGCGAGCCGCTGCACCGGGTGACCATTGTTCCCCGCGGCGGGGCCCTCGGCATGACCATGTGGCTTCCTTCCGACGACAAGATGCACCAGCTCCGGTCCGAAATGCTGGACCAGCTCGTCGTGGCGATGGGCGGGCGCTGCGCCGAACAAATCGTTTTTGGTGATGTGACCAGCGGTGCTACCGGAGACATCAAGAGCGCCACCAACCTGGCGCGGCGCATGGTGTGCGAATTCGGCATGAGCGAAAAACTGGGGCTGATTGAGTACGGAGAACACCAGGGAGAAGTTTATATTGCCCGCGACCTGGGGACGCGTTCCCGCAATTATTCCGAATCCACGGCGGAGCTGATTGACTCGGAAGTCCGCTTCCTGGTGGACAGCGCTTATGAACGCGCCATGGCCATCCTGACGGAAAACCGGGACAAGCTGGACATTCTGACGGAGGCCCTGATGGAGTTTGAAACGCTGGAAGGTTCCCAGGTCATGGATATTCTGGAATACGGGGAAATGAAAAACCCTCCCGCCAGGGTGACTCCGCCCCCCATGCCTTCCGAAGTGGAGGAACAGCCCGGGAAGGATGATTCCGGCCATAACGAGAAGAAAGAAGCTGAAGAGACCCGCGCGGACGGCGCTGAAGAACGGAAGATGGAAGAGGAACTGGAACAGGCGGAACGGGCCCCCTTCTCCTACAATCCCGTTGATGAGTTCGGCAAGGACGGCGGAGAAAAGAAATAA